CGTCGCGCAGCCAGGAGGAGTGTGTCTGCCGCGCGCGCCGCTCGAGCAACGCGAGAATGCCGGGGAACGGGCGCCGCACGACCTGCCGCCGCCCGTTCCGCTGCCGCACGATCTCGACCTCCTGCTCGCCCGAGCCGTCGAGCACGAGCGATCGCACCGGCGCGGGGAGCTCCGCGAAGGGCGTCTCCGGGCGGAAGCGGTACTGCGCGGCGAGCGCGGCGAGGGTCGCCTCGAAGCCGGGCAGCGCGCGCAGGGCCGCCGCGGCGAGCGCCGCTGGCAGCGGCTTCTCGGGGCGCACGACGACGAGCGCCGGATCGAAGCGGCGCTGGACCCCGAGCCCGCCGCACGCGGGGCAGGCGCCGTGCGGGCTGTTGAAGGAGAAGAAGCGTGGGGAGAGCTCGGGGTAGGAGACCCCGCACACGGGGCAGGCGTGGCGCTCGCTGAAGAGGAGCGCGCGCGGCGCGGCCGCCCCGGGCTCGCTCGCCTCGGCGACCACGATGCCGCCGCCCTCGCGGAACGCCACCGCCAGCGAGTCGGCGAGGCGCCGCTCGATCCCGGGCCGGACGACGAGGCGGTCGACCAGGACCTCGATCGTGTGGCGCTGGCCCTTGGCGAGCGCGATCTCCTCGCCGAGCTCGCGCAGCGTCCCGTCGACGCGCACGCGGACGAAGCCGCCCCGACGGAGCGCGTCGAGCTCGGCCCGGTGCTCGCCCTTGCGGTCGCGAACCACCGGCGCATAGAGAAACAGCCGCGTGTCTGCGGCCAGCGCCAGCAGGCGATCGACGACCTGCTGCACGGTCTGCGCCGCGATCTCGCGGCCGCACTGGTAGCACACCGGGTGCCCCACGCGCGCGAACAGGAGCCGCAGGTAGTCGGCGATCTCGGTCACCGTGCCGACCGTCGAGCGCGGGTTCCGTCCCACGCCCTTCTGCTCGATGGCGATCGCCGGCGAGAGGCCCTCGATGCCGTCGCAGTCCGGCTTCTCCATCTGCTCGAGGAACTGACGCGCGTATGCGGAGAGCGACTCGACGTAGCGCCGCTGCCCCTCCGCGTAGAGCGTGTCGAAGGCGAGTGAGGACTTGCCGGAGCCCGAGAGGCCGGTGATGACCACGAGGCGGTCGCGCGGGATCTCGACGTCGATGTTCTTGAGGTTGTGCGCGCGGGCGCCGCGGACGACGATGCTGCCCGCCATCGGCCCGCCGCTAGCCGCCGAGCTCGCCACGGACCGCGGCGACCGCCTGCTCGACGACCCGCTGGTACTGGGCGAGCTCCTCCGCCGTCTCGGCCTCGAAGCGCAGCACCAGGACGGGCTGCGTGTTCGAGGCGCGCACCAGGCCCCAGCCGTGCGGGAAGCGGATGCGGACCCCGTCGACGTCGACGATGTCGCGGCCCTCGGCGCGGAACCGGTCGCGCACCCGGTCGGCGACCGCGAACTTGCGGTCGTCGGGGCAGTCGACGCGGATCTCGGGCGTGCTGTACGCGCGAGGGAGGTCGGCCAGGAGCTGCGCCACCGTGCGTCCGGTGCGACCGAGGATCTCGAGGAGCCGGGCGCCGGCGTAGATGCCGTCGTCGTACCCGAAGTAGCGCTCCTTGAAGAACATGTGGCCGCTCATCTCGCCGCCCAGGAGCGCCCCGGTCTCGCGCATCTTCGCCTTCAGGAGCGAGTGGCCCGCCTTCCACATGATCCCCCGGCCGCCGTGCGCCGCAATGTCGTCGTACAGGCGCTGCGAGCCCTTGACCTCCGAGACGACGACGGCATGCGGGTTGCGGGCGAGCACGTCGCGCGCGTAGACGACGAGCAGCTCGTCGCCCCAGATGATGCGGCCGTCCGCGTCCACCGCCCCGATCCGATCGGCGTCGCCGTCGAACGCGATGCCGAGCTCGGCCCTCGTCTCGCCGACCCTGCGGATCAGGTGCCGCATGTTCTCCGCCACGGTCGGGTCGGGATGGTGGTTCGGGAAGCGGCCATCCATGTCGGTGAACAGCTCGGTCACGCGGGCGCCGAGCCGCCGGTAGATGGCGGGCGCCACCGGTCCAGCGGTGCCGTTGCCGGCGTCGACGACGACGTCGATCGGACGCACCAGCCGGCCCACGTTCTCGACCACGAAGTCCTGATAGACCGGCACCACCGGCCGCGCCTCGGTTGCGCCGGCGCCCTGCCGGAAGCGCCCCGCCTCGATCCGGCGCCGGAGGTCCTGGATCTGCTCGCCGTAGAGCGTCTCCTTGCCGAGGCAGACCTTGAAGCCGTTGTAGTCGGCGGCGTTGTGGCTGCCCGTCACCTGGATGCCGCCGTCCAGGTCCCAGTGGAAGAGCGAGAAGTAGAGGAGCGGCGTCGGGCAGACGCCGATGTCGACCACCGTGAGCCCGGTCGAGCGAATGCCGTCGGCCAGGGCCGCCGCGTAGCGGTCGGAGGTGAGCCGGCAGTCGCGGCCGACGCTCACCCGCCGCCTGCCCGCCTCGCCGGCGAGCGTGCCGAAGGCCCGGCCGAGCGAGGCGGCGAAGCCGGCGTCGAAGTCGCGCTCCGCCACGCCCCGGATGTCGTACTCGCGGAAGATCGCCGGATTCACTCGAGCAGCTCCACGTGGTGCCGCTCGCGAAGGTCGCGCGACAGCCACTGCTGGAAGCGCGCCTCGAGCGCCTCGTTGTAGAGCGCGTCGCGGATGGTGTCGCGCACCTCGTCGAGCGACTTGTGGCCGGCGGCGATCTCCTCCTCGGCGCGCAGGAGGTGGAAGCCGGCCACGGTCTGGACCGGCTCGCTCACCTCGCCCGGCTTCAGCCGAAAGGCCGCGTCCTCGAGCGCCTGCTCCATCTGCCCGCGGGCGAAGGTGCCGATCTCGCCCCCCTTCTCGGCGCCCGGGCCCTCCGAGAACTGGCGCGCGAGCGACGCGAAGTCGCGGCCGTCGCGCGCGAGCTGACGGACCTCCTCCGCCTTGGCGCGAACGTGGGCGATCTCCGCCTCGTCGGCGCCGGAACCGACCGAGAAGAAGATGTCGCGCACGCGCACTCGCTCGCTGGTCGCGTAGTCGGCCAGGTGGGCCTTGTAGTAGCGCTCGATCTCCTGCGGTGAGACGTTGACGCGCTGGCGGATCTCGCGGTTCACCAGCTGCGACTTCTCGATCTCGGCCTTGACGCGGGCGCGGTACGTCGTGACGGTCAGCCCCTGGGCCGCCAGCGCGTCGCGGAACCGCTCGCCGCCCATGCCGTTCCGCAGCTTGATCTCCTCGATGTAGCGGTCGATTTCCTCGTCGCGCGCCTCGATGCCCAGGGCGGCGACTTCCTTGTCGAGCAGCCGGTCGGTGATGAGCGCATCGAGCAGCCTGCCCTCCTGCAGCCGATCGGCGCCGCGCTCCTCCGCGTACCGCCTGAGCTCGAAGGCCGTGATCGGCTCGCCGTCGATGGTGGCCACGATGCGGTCGACGATCTCGCCGCGACCGGGACCGGCGACGAGGAGCGGAAGGAGCAGAGCCGCCACGCGCGCGCGGCGTGGTGACATGGCGCGGCTGGGTATCATGCGGCCGAGAGCCTCTGCAACAGCGCGCGCACCTCCGCGATGGTCCCGTCGTGGTCCGTCGCCTCGGGGGCGATGGCGAGCGTCGAGCCGTCGAGGAGCCGCAGGCTGCCGCGGCTCCGCCGTACGGTCTCGAGGAGCGTGTCGGTACGGACCGGCGTGGCCGCCGCGAACTCCAGGACGATCCGCTCGCCGCGCCGACGCGCGGCCACGATCCGCAGGTCCTTGAGCCAGCGCCGGAGCTCCATCAGCCGCATGAGCGTGTCGACGAGCGGCGGCACCGGGCCGTAGCGGTCGACCAGCTCCGCGGTGATCTCGTCCAGGTCCGGGACGCCGCGGATCGCCGCCAGCCGCTTGTAGAAGACCAGCCGCTGGCTGACGTCCGGAATGTAGCGGTCGGGGATGAAGGCGGGGATGCCGAGCTGGATCTCGGGCTCGACCTCGGCCTCGGCCGGCTCGCCGCGCAGCTCGCGGACCGCTTGCTCCATCATGGTGGTGTAGAGCTCGAGCCCGACGGCCGTGATGTGGCCGGACTGCTGCTTGCCGAGCAGGTTCCCGCCGCCGCGGATCTCGAGGTCGTGCGCCGCCAGGCGGAAGCCGCCCCCCAGGTCGTCGAGCTCCTGGAGCACGCGCAGCCGCTTCTGGGCGTCGGGCGTGATCAGGTGCTCGCCCGGGATGAGGAGGTAGGCGTAGGCGCGCTGGTGCGAGCGGCCGACGCGCCCGCGCAGCTGGTAGAGCTGCGCGAGGCCGAAGGTGTCGGCGCGGTTGATGATGATCGTGTTGGCGGTCGGGATGTCGAGCCCGGACTCGATGATCGCCGAGGTGACCAGCACCTTCGTCTGGCCGTGCATGAAGGCGAGCATGGTGCGCTCGAGAGCGCCCTCCTCCATCTGCCCGTGCGCCACGGCGATCGTGGCCTCGGGGACGAGCTCCGAGAGCCGGCGGGCGACCGCGTCGATGTTCTCGACCCGGTTGTGCACGAGGAAGACCTGCCCGCCACGTGCGAGCTCGCGCAGGATTGCGTCGCGGACGACGGCCTCGTCGTAGCGCGTGACGTAGGTGCGGATCGCCAGCCGGTCGAGCGGCGGCGTCTCGATCACGCTGAGATCGCGGATGCCGGAGAGGGCCATGTTGAGCGTGCGCGGGATGGGCGTCGCCGTCAGGGTCAGCACGTCGACCGTCGCGCGCAGCTGGCGGATGCGCTCCTTGTGGCGCACCCCGAAGCGATGCTCCTCGTCGACGATCAGGAGGCCGAGCCGCTGGAAGGCGACGTCCTTCTGGAGCAGCCGGTGCGTCCCGATCACGATGTCGAGGCGGCCCGTCCGCAGCCGCTCGATCGTCCGTCTGTTCTCGGCGGGCGACTGGAAGCGGGAGAGGACGTCGACGGTCGCCGGGTAGCCCTCGAGGCGGGCCTGGAAGGTCTCCAGGTGCTGCTGCGCCAGCACCGTCGTCGGCACCAGCACCGCCACCTGCTTCCCCTCGAGCACGGCGAGAAAGGCGGCCCGCATGGCCACCTCGGTCTTGCCGAAGCCGACGTCGCCGCACACCAGCCGGTCCATCGGCTTGTCGCGGGCGAGGTCGGCGAGCACGTCGTCGATCGCCCGCTGCTGGTCCGGCGTCTCCTCGAACGGGAAGCGCGCGGCGAAGTCCCGGTAGAGGCCGTCCGCCGTGCCGTACGCCGGCCGCCCGTGCGCCTCGCGTGCCGCGTAGACCTCGAGCAGCTCCCTGGCCATCGCCAGGATCGACTCGCGCGTCTTGGCCTTGACGCGCTCCCAGGAGCCGCCCCCGAGCTTGTCGAGCGGCGGCGCCGCCCCGTCGGCGCTCAGGTAGCGCTGCACCAGGTTGATGCGGTCGACCGGGACGTAGAGCCGATCGCCGCCGGCGTACTCGAGGTGGAGGTAGTCGCCCTCGGTGTCTGCGACCTGCATGTGACGGAGGCCGCGGTAGACGCCGATGCCGTGATCGACGTGGACGACGTAGTCGTCGGGCTTGAGCTCCGCGAGGGTCGAGAGGAAGTCGGC
This is a stretch of genomic DNA from Deltaproteobacteria bacterium. It encodes these proteins:
- the mfd gene encoding transcription-repair coupling factor; the protein is MSSSLSELVARLERALEAAAPVRVAGLRGSGPALCLARLLARRPRAALVVAATAAEAEAFAADLRFLLGDEAAATPLARRVHYLPGWEVPPFEPLSPPRETVAARAEGLYHLVHTTAPVVVTTAEAWGLRCLPRAELAAAVTYVVAGETVTPDALVARLVEWGYHRVPLVQDPGDLALRGGILDVFPVGYGEPARLEFMGDAIESMRAFDPTSQRSLGAVDELLLLPLAEFGRARLGPESARAIDERAAELGLARRERRDLVEAVRTGLVLPGTEFLLPYFYADLGRMADYLPADTVLWLQAPAEVEAAAEAGWVQVEAHAADAAREGRFHPPPERLYLPPAAWREGLAGRPRVEAEAIDVLDDAALVATSYSTDGLALRDPAARDGPLAAVAAELAGWQRQGARLVVVATGAAQRERIRELLAGHDVDAVPSAEPFPQSVATPGRKPLALVGGLTRGVWLPADALALVTEAEIFGERRQIRRGRRARPADFLSTLAELKPDDYVVHVDHGIGVYRGLRHMQVADTEGDYLHLEYAGGDRLYVPVDRINLVQRYLSADGAAPPLDKLGGGSWERVKAKTRESILAMARELLEVYAAREAHGRPAYGTADGLYRDFAARFPFEETPDQQRAIDDVLADLARDKPMDRLVCGDVGFGKTEVAMRAAFLAVLEGKQVAVLVPTTVLAQQHLETFQARLEGYPATVDVLSRFQSPAENRRTIERLRTGRLDIVIGTHRLLQKDVAFQRLGLLIVDEEHRFGVRHKERIRQLRATVDVLTLTATPIPRTLNMALSGIRDLSVIETPPLDRLAIRTYVTRYDEAVVRDAILRELARGGQVFLVHNRVENIDAVARRLSELVPEATIAVAHGQMEEGALERTMLAFMHGQTKVLVTSAIIESGLDIPTANTIIINRADTFGLAQLYQLRGRVGRSHQRAYAYLLIPGEHLITPDAQKRLRVLQELDDLGGGFRLAAHDLEIRGGGNLLGKQQSGHITAVGLELYTTMMEQAVRELRGEPAEAEVEPEIQLGIPAFIPDRYIPDVSQRLVFYKRLAAIRGVPDLDEITAELVDRYGPVPPLVDTLMRLMELRRWLKDLRIVAARRRGERIVLEFAAATPVRTDTLLETVRRSRGSLRLLDGSTLAIAPEATDHDGTIAEVRALLQRLSAA
- a CDS encoding phosphomannomutase/phosphoglucomutase, which gives rise to MNPAIFREYDIRGVAERDFDAGFAASLGRAFGTLAGEAGRRRVSVGRDCRLTSDRYAAALADGIRSTGLTVVDIGVCPTPLLYFSLFHWDLDGGIQVTGSHNAADYNGFKVCLGKETLYGEQIQDLRRRIEAGRFRQGAGATEARPVVPVYQDFVVENVGRLVRPIDVVVDAGNGTAGPVAPAIYRRLGARVTELFTDMDGRFPNHHPDPTVAENMRHLIRRVGETRAELGIAFDGDADRIGAVDADGRIIWGDELLVVYARDVLARNPHAVVVSEVKGSQRLYDDIAAHGGRGIMWKAGHSLLKAKMRETGALLGGEMSGHMFFKERYFGYDDGIYAGARLLEILGRTGRTVAQLLADLPRAYSTPEIRVDCPDDRKFAVADRVRDRFRAEGRDIVDVDGVRIRFPHGWGLVRASNTQPVLVLRFEAETAEELAQYQRVVEQAVAAVRGELGG